The DNA segment TTCCTGCATTGTAGCTGCCGGAACAGGCAGGAAGCATATTGAACTCCTGTTCAAGGAGTGTGTAGACATTACCGCCGCAGGCTGATGAATTCATGGTGATGCTTGGGCGCAGGGGATGGGTATCGGTTGCTGCCATGTAGTCGACAGCCAGATGGTAAGCCTGCATATTGTCACAGTAGAAATGGACAGTGTCCGGTTCATACAGTCCATCAATCGCACCCAGTGGAGCGACTGCGACTCCCAGAAGACCTTCTTTGAGCTGGGACTTCGACAGTATGAAGCGCTCGGCCTGCTCCGGGTCCGTGGTATATTTTGCATGTCCTTTGATCTCGCCGTCATCAATCCCTTTCCAGCCGAAACTGTACTTGGCATTGCTACAACCCAGTCCTTCTATACCGGAATAGACTATTTGTCCTTTCATGCGTGCGCCGATCTCCCATTGACAGAAGGTCATGGATTTGAGTGGCGTATGGATTTCAGGTGCAGCGTCGTGAAAGGCGTCCAGCTCGGATTGGTCAAAGAAGAATTTGATCGCGATAGGGTAGTGATAGAGTCGAAGCTCCTTCATCAATACGTCCTGCATTTCAGAATAGGTCATGGTAATACCTCCCGAAGGATTTTTGGGTGTTCAGGCGCGGCCTCGGACCAGATTGTTGAGGACGCTTTGTGTGG comes from the Pseudodesulfovibrio piezophilus C1TLV30 genome and includes:
- a CDS encoding DUF169 domain-containing protein; this encodes MTYSEMQDVLMKELRLYHYPIAIKFFFDQSELDAFHDAAPEIHTPLKSMTFCQWEIGARMKGQIVYSGIEGLGCSNAKYSFGWKGIDDGEIKGHAKYTTDPEQAERFILSKSQLKEGLLGVAVAPLGAIDGLYEPDTVHFYCDNMQAYHLAVDYMAATDTHPLRPSITMNSSACGGNVYTLLEQEFNMLPACSGSYNAGKTERGEINVMIPGKKFGATFDRLMTRIEAGSSSITRPGDGFPGADICKNCPLIIFKKEA